The following are encoded together in the Thermomonas brevis genome:
- a CDS encoding TonB-dependent receptor, whose amino-acid sequence MSSTRNMRKSVLSIAMGVCLSSLAVSPAFAQSATGGVAGRASAGDQVVLVNNATGASRTVTVAGDGTYRLSQLPVGDYSLQLKRGGQDVGQPLAVNVSLGGTTTVNLGNEGNLTNLDAVQVVGSRVVNRVDVYSTETATNVTREEISRMPVDQSLSSVALLAPGVVNSGATFGGLSFGGSSVAENVVYINGLNVTDPFFRRGNSTVPFAFYQEFQVKTGGYSVEFGRSTGGVINAVTRSGGNEFHGGLELTFEPAAWQERGKDRYHKNGSLHEVYSRDNSSWYKSNIWASGPILKDKLFFFAMYEQRDSRSNSYGTSSATKGRADNGFWGTKLDWQIADDHLLEFLAFSDEAESSTKQYQYNWDADVLGNQNGEGLNGSGGESWSLTYTGHFGDNFTAKALYGINKLSATGGSELDGACSIVTRSGEYDDKYGEPSLPVGCHPTNARPYSRYDKREAARLDFEWTLGDHLLRFGFDHEKVTSDNSLFNPGDGWAYSATVMKPGDELSNGALVPAGVTDVVDARHYATGALTEGLTQAFYLEDVWNVTDRFLLTAGLRLDQFDNKIFGKTFIKIDNMLAPRFGFSYDMKGDGSTKLFGNLGRYYLPVTNKVTDYFGGGTIDEHKFYVLNGWSEQKNPETGESYLAPILGAQIGSVDDSQNVLPKEDFREAVAKNIKAPFQDEAILGFQKALNREWSWGVNATYRRMGRTVDDVNINSYGCISGDWPYVNPGEKVTLWCEDTDSYITIDTSKDGYKASTTGVVMGYSKPRRTYKAVEFQIDRAWDGKWSFNASYLWSKSEGNFEGPVNSDTGYADTGLTQNFDHPANNQDYGPLFNDHRHQIKLRGAYKLNDMWSFGGTVTAVSGGPITGFGTYWPNDGRSAGSPSNEYGGGGSFWLCEQNCSSSNPADWVMKYSPRGAFGRLPWTYDVGANVTWTLPVPDVDLKVRFSVYNLLNNQEVVNVHSRYEAARGVKRPFFGEGTRWQSPRYMQLVMTYNF is encoded by the coding sequence ATGAGCAGCACCCGCAACATGCGCAAGTCCGTACTCAGTATCGCCATGGGCGTCTGCCTGTCTTCGCTGGCGGTGTCGCCCGCGTTCGCGCAGAGCGCGACGGGCGGCGTGGCGGGGCGTGCCAGTGCCGGCGACCAAGTCGTGCTGGTGAACAACGCGACCGGTGCCAGCCGCACGGTGACGGTGGCCGGCGATGGCACCTACCGCCTGAGCCAGCTGCCGGTCGGCGACTACAGCCTGCAGCTCAAGCGCGGAGGCCAGGACGTTGGCCAACCGCTGGCGGTGAACGTGTCGCTGGGCGGCACCACCACGGTCAACCTCGGCAACGAAGGCAACCTGACCAACCTCGATGCGGTGCAGGTGGTGGGCTCGCGAGTGGTGAATCGCGTCGACGTGTATTCGACGGAGACGGCGACGAATGTCACCCGCGAGGAAATCTCGCGGATGCCGGTGGACCAGAGCTTGTCGTCGGTGGCCCTGCTTGCGCCGGGCGTGGTCAATTCCGGCGCCACGTTCGGCGGCCTGTCGTTCGGCGGTTCGTCGGTGGCGGAGAACGTCGTCTACATCAATGGCCTGAACGTGACCGATCCGTTCTTCCGCCGCGGCAACTCCACGGTGCCGTTTGCGTTCTACCAGGAGTTCCAGGTCAAGACCGGCGGCTACTCGGTGGAGTTCGGGCGCAGTACCGGCGGCGTGATCAATGCCGTCACCCGTTCCGGCGGCAACGAGTTCCATGGAGGGCTCGAATTGACGTTCGAGCCGGCGGCCTGGCAGGAGCGGGGCAAGGATCGCTACCACAAGAACGGGAGCCTGCATGAGGTCTACAGCCGGGACAATTCCAGCTGGTACAAATCCAACATCTGGGCCAGCGGGCCAATCCTGAAGGACAAGCTGTTCTTCTTCGCGATGTACGAACAGCGCGATTCCAGATCCAACAGTTACGGCACGTCGAGCGCCACCAAGGGGCGCGCCGACAACGGGTTCTGGGGCACGAAACTCGATTGGCAGATCGCTGACGATCACTTGCTGGAGTTCCTGGCCTTTTCCGACGAGGCGGAATCTTCCACGAAGCAATACCAGTACAACTGGGATGCCGATGTGCTGGGGAACCAGAACGGCGAGGGCTTGAACGGTTCGGGCGGCGAGAGCTGGTCGCTGACCTATACCGGCCACTTCGGCGACAACTTCACCGCCAAGGCGCTGTACGGCATCAACAAGCTCAGCGCCACCGGCGGTTCAGAACTGGACGGGGCATGCAGCATCGTCACCCGGTCCGGGGAATACGACGATAAATACGGTGAGCCGAGCTTGCCTGTCGGTTGCCATCCGACCAATGCGCGTCCGTACAGCCGCTACGACAAGCGCGAAGCGGCCCGCCTGGACTTCGAATGGACGCTGGGCGATCACCTGCTGCGCTTCGGCTTCGATCATGAAAAGGTGACCAGCGACAACTCCCTGTTCAATCCGGGCGATGGCTGGGCGTACTCAGCCACGGTGATGAAGCCCGGTGATGAACTGAGCAACGGCGCGCTTGTTCCGGCTGGCGTCACCGACGTCGTCGATGCGCGCCATTACGCCACCGGCGCCCTGACCGAAGGACTTACCCAGGCGTTTTATCTGGAGGATGTCTGGAACGTCACCGATCGGTTCCTGTTGACCGCGGGCCTGCGTTTGGATCAGTTCGACAACAAGATCTTCGGCAAGACCTTCATCAAGATCGACAACATGCTGGCGCCGCGCTTCGGCTTCAGCTACGACATGAAGGGCGACGGCAGCACCAAGCTGTTCGGTAACCTGGGCCGCTATTACCTGCCCGTGACCAACAAGGTGACCGACTATTTCGGTGGCGGCACCATCGACGAACACAAGTTCTACGTGTTGAATGGGTGGAGCGAGCAGAAGAATCCCGAAACGGGCGAGTCTTACCTCGCCCCGATCCTGGGCGCGCAGATCGGCTCGGTGGACGATTCGCAGAACGTACTGCCGAAGGAAGACTTCCGCGAAGCGGTGGCGAAGAACATCAAGGCTCCATTCCAGGATGAAGCCATTCTGGGATTCCAGAAAGCTTTGAACCGGGAATGGTCTTGGGGCGTGAACGCGACCTACCGCCGCATGGGCCGCACCGTCGACGATGTGAACATCAACTCCTACGGCTGTATCTCCGGCGATTGGCCGTACGTGAATCCGGGCGAAAAGGTAACGCTGTGGTGCGAAGACACCGATAGCTACATCACCATCGATACCTCGAAGGACGGCTACAAGGCCAGCACTACGGGTGTAGTGATGGGATATTCCAAGCCCAGGCGTACCTACAAGGCGGTGGAGTTCCAGATCGACCGCGCGTGGGATGGCAAGTGGTCGTTCAACGCCAGCTATCTGTGGTCGAAGAGCGAGGGCAATTTCGAAGGACCGGTGAACTCGGATACCGGATATGCGGATACCGGCCTCACCCAGAACTTCGACCATCCGGCCAACAACCAAGACTACGGCCCGCTGTTCAACGACCACAGGCACCAGATCAAGCTGCGCGGCGCCTACAAGCTCAACGACATGTGGTCGTTCGGCGGTACTGTCACGGCGGTGTCGGGCGGTCCGATCACCGGCTTCGGCACCTATTGGCCGAACGATGGCCGCAGTGCGGGTAGCCCGTCCAACGAATACGGCGGTGGCGGTTCGTTCTGGCTGTGCGAACAGAACTGCTCGTCCAGCAATCCCGCCGACTGGGTCATGAAGTATTCCCCGCGCGGCGCGTTCGGCAGGCTGCCGTGGACTTACGACGTCGGTGCGAACGTCACTTGGACGCTGCCGGTGCCGGACGTGGATCTGAAGGTCCGCTTCTCGGTCTACAACCTGCTCAACAACCAGGAAGTAGTCAACGTCCATTCCCGTTACGAAGCCGCCCGTGGCGTCAAGCGCCCATTCTTCGGAGAAGGCACGCGTTGGCAGTCTCCTCGCTACATGCAACTGGTCATGACCTACAACTTCTGA
- a CDS encoding SH3 domain-containing protein, with protein MTPSRFLRPAFPAARVLVLALALAALPGMARTPPSATLAVPASGVIGVEDAQLSADFWIARASTPDAPLMTRDAIDARNARLLREDASMHDLAALPATLTRTQVAGWIEDLASEPAKPLWDEAGKPVPKATLDAIVANRALAAIPESQATRFGMAVERAALRAMPSSLRVFSSDDDGDIDRFQESALFPGDAVAIAHASADGRWLFVVSARYAAWVEAKAIAEGRRDTVLAYAQRTPYRVITGAKPRTVFTREEPRLSELQLDMGTRVPLADAALDKPVNGQHPYSAWILDLPVRNADGSLAFALALLQKNADSAADYLPLTRANILRQAFKFLGERYGWGHSYNGRDCSGFVSDVYRSMGVQMPRNTGDQAVSPVFARTGFEPGDTRDKRMAAVKAMQVGDLIYIPGHVMMYIGDIDGMPYVIHDTNGGSYLDKDGAMRSMHLNGVSVTPLLPLRFGKDHDYVDRITNIVRVAQ; from the coding sequence ATGACACCCTCGCGATTCCTGCGTCCCGCATTTCCGGCCGCGCGCGTGCTGGTCTTGGCGCTGGCCCTGGCCGCCCTGCCCGGCATGGCGCGCACCCCGCCGTCGGCCACGTTGGCGGTCCCGGCAAGCGGCGTCATCGGCGTCGAGGACGCCCAGCTGTCGGCGGATTTCTGGATCGCCCGCGCATCGACGCCGGACGCGCCGCTGATGACGCGCGACGCCATCGACGCCCGCAACGCACGCCTGCTGCGCGAAGACGCGTCGATGCACGACCTCGCCGCGCTGCCGGCGACGCTGACGCGCACGCAGGTCGCCGGCTGGATCGAAGACCTCGCATCAGAGCCCGCAAAACCGCTGTGGGACGAAGCCGGCAAGCCGGTGCCGAAGGCGACGCTCGACGCCATCGTCGCCAACCGCGCGCTGGCCGCGATTCCCGAAAGCCAAGCCACCCGCTTCGGCATGGCGGTGGAGCGCGCGGCGCTGCGCGCGATGCCGTCGTCGCTGCGCGTCTTCAGCAGCGACGACGATGGCGACATCGACCGCTTCCAGGAAAGCGCGCTGTTCCCGGGCGATGCGGTCGCCATCGCGCACGCCAGCGCCGACGGCCGTTGGCTGTTCGTGGTCAGCGCGCGCTACGCCGCATGGGTGGAGGCGAAGGCCATCGCCGAAGGTCGCCGCGACACCGTGCTGGCTTATGCGCAACGCACGCCGTACCGCGTGATCACCGGCGCCAAGCCGCGCACCGTGTTCACGCGCGAAGAGCCGCGCCTGTCCGAACTGCAGCTGGACATGGGCACGCGCGTGCCGCTGGCGGACGCCGCGCTGGACAAGCCGGTCAACGGCCAGCATCCCTACAGCGCGTGGATCCTCGACCTGCCGGTACGCAACGCCGACGGCTCGCTCGCCTTCGCGCTCGCGCTGTTGCAGAAGAACGCCGACAGCGCGGCGGACTATTTGCCGCTGACCCGCGCCAACATCCTGCGCCAGGCGTTCAAGTTCCTCGGCGAACGCTACGGCTGGGGCCATTCGTACAACGGCCGCGACTGCAGCGGCTTCGTCTCCGACGTCTACCGCAGCATGGGCGTGCAGATGCCGCGCAACACCGGCGACCAGGCGGTCAGCCCGGTGTTCGCGCGCACCGGCTTCGAGCCGGGCGACACGCGCGACAAGCGCATGGCGGCGGTCAAGGCGATGCAGGTCGGCGACCTGATCTACATCCCCGGCCACGTGATGATGTACATCGGCGACATCGACGGCATGCCCTACGTGATCCACGACACCAACGGCGGCAGCTATCTCGACAAGGACGGCGCGATGCGTTCGATGCACCTCAACGGCGTCTCGGTCACGCCGCTGCTGCCGCTGCGCTTCGGCAAGGACCACGACTACGTGGACCGCATCACCAACATCGTGCGGGTGGCCCAATAA
- a CDS encoding dipeptide epimerase has translation MKITDIRFGMLRVPLKTPFKTALRSVEQVEDVVVMVHTDSGRVGYGSAPATAVITGDTHGSIVEAVRQYIAPRLMGQEIANLNHLTHLVQGAMEKNTSAKAAVEIALYDLWGQLYGAPLYKLLGGGDPAITTDITISVDYIDKMVADSLAAVERGFESLKIKVGKDIGLDIERTKAIHAAVEGRALLRLDANQGWTAKQAVYALQTLEDAGVKLELVEQPVKAHDLAGLRYVTERVHTPVMADESVFGPREVVELIRMRAADIVNIKLMKTGGISNAVKIADICSLYGIDCMIGCMLESSIGVAAAVHLAVAKSDVISKVDLDGPSLCRFDPVASGVNFNESEISVTDAPGLGIRSIEGLAPANDLAA, from the coding sequence ATGAAGATCACCGACATCCGCTTCGGCATGCTGCGCGTGCCGCTGAAGACGCCGTTCAAGACCGCGCTGCGCAGCGTGGAGCAGGTCGAGGACGTGGTGGTGATGGTGCACACCGACAGCGGCCGCGTCGGCTACGGCAGCGCACCCGCCACCGCGGTCATCACCGGCGACACCCACGGCTCCATCGTCGAGGCGGTGCGCCAGTACATCGCGCCGCGGCTGATGGGCCAGGAGATCGCCAACCTCAACCACCTCACCCACTTGGTGCAGGGCGCGATGGAGAAGAACACCAGCGCCAAGGCGGCGGTGGAGATCGCCCTCTACGACCTGTGGGGCCAGCTCTACGGCGCGCCGCTGTACAAGCTGCTGGGCGGAGGCGACCCGGCCATCACCACCGACATCACCATCAGCGTGGACTACATCGACAAGATGGTGGCCGATTCGCTGGCGGCGGTGGAGCGCGGCTTCGAATCGCTGAAGATCAAGGTGGGCAAGGACATCGGCCTCGACATCGAGCGCACCAAGGCGATCCATGCGGCGGTCGAAGGCCGCGCGCTGCTGCGCCTGGACGCCAACCAGGGCTGGACGGCGAAGCAGGCGGTGTACGCGCTGCAAACGCTGGAAGACGCGGGCGTCAAGCTCGAACTGGTCGAGCAGCCGGTGAAGGCGCACGACCTCGCCGGCCTGCGCTACGTCACCGAGCGCGTGCACACGCCGGTAATGGCCGACGAGAGCGTGTTCGGCCCGCGCGAGGTGGTGGAGCTGATCCGCATGCGCGCCGCCGACATCGTCAACATCAAGCTGATGAAGACCGGCGGCATCTCCAATGCAGTGAAGATCGCCGACATTTGCAGCCTGTACGGGATCGACTGCATGATCGGCTGCATGCTGGAATCCAGTATTGGTGTCGCCGCCGCCGTGCACCTGGCGGTGGCGAAGTCGGACGTGATCAGCAAGGTGGACCTGGACGGGCCGTCGCTGTGTCGCTTCGACCCGGTCGCCAGCGGCGTGAACTTCAACGAATCGGAGATCAGCGTGACCGACGCACCCGGGCTTGGCATCCGCAGCATCGAGGGCCTCGCGCCCGCGAACGATCTGGCCGCCTGA
- a CDS encoding MurR/RpiR family transcriptional regulator has protein sequence MTALVKLRSERDRMSAIERRIADFIVENAQLLRDYSSQQLANALGISQSSVVKFCQKLGFKGYPDLKLAINEAVIRADSNGGTLPSPEDVPAATAQGYGLWLRKSEAEEATRLINPPGTLTAVAEAIGRAGTVFIIGLGEDDLHARALALRLAQLGILTVHNFDAAHMTASLSAAKPDDVLLAFSEHGLQPALCQLARHMRSQRGTVVTITRHSANALRALADLALLVSAHDERTHIEPLLYHSALQHLLDRLFIRLFDADGGRRARLQQTLERIQPLLEP, from the coding sequence ATGACGGCGCTGGTCAAGCTGCGCTCCGAACGCGACCGGATGTCGGCGATCGAGCGCCGCATCGCCGACTTCATCGTCGAGAACGCGCAGCTGCTGCGCGACTACTCCTCGCAGCAGCTCGCCAACGCGCTGGGCATCAGCCAGTCCAGCGTGGTCAAGTTCTGCCAGAAGCTGGGCTTCAAGGGCTACCCCGACCTGAAGCTGGCGATCAACGAGGCGGTGATCCGCGCCGACAGCAACGGCGGCACGCTGCCGTCGCCGGAGGACGTGCCCGCCGCCACCGCGCAGGGCTACGGCCTGTGGCTGCGCAAGTCGGAGGCCGAGGAAGCCACCCGCCTGATCAACCCGCCAGGCACGCTGACCGCGGTGGCGGAGGCGATCGGCCGCGCCGGCACGGTGTTCATCATCGGCCTGGGCGAGGACGACCTGCACGCGCGCGCGCTGGCGCTGCGGCTGGCCCAGCTCGGCATCCTCACCGTGCACAACTTCGACGCCGCGCACATGACCGCCAGCCTGTCCGCGGCCAAGCCGGACGACGTACTGCTGGCGTTCTCCGAACACGGCCTGCAGCCGGCGCTGTGCCAGCTGGCGCGGCACATGCGCAGCCAGCGCGGCACGGTGGTGACCATCACCCGCCACAGCGCGAATGCGCTGCGCGCGCTGGCCGACCTGGCGCTGCTGGTGTCCGCGCACGACGAGCGCACGCACATCGAACCCCTGCTCTACCACTCGGCGCTGCAGCATCTGCTGGATCGCCTGTTCATCCGCCTGTTCGACGCCGACGGCGGCCGCCGCGCGCGCCTGCAACAGACGCTGGAGCGCATCCAGCCGCTGCTGGAGCCGTAA
- a CDS encoding L,D-transpeptidase family protein, whose amino-acid sequence MPLRRIAALLLALPLAACAHRTALPSADAEHWAKAQQLVLVTSADWNATGGELRRFEREGDGWKQVGDAMPVTLGRNGSGWGLGLNPQRGDGPVKREGDGKAPAGVFAIGTAFGYADRAKTGLRYQAMTANDWCIDVPASNYYNKIIDRSTVKAPYLDRSSEPMRRDLHADGDQRYREGFVIEHNADGAARQGGSCIFAHLWKAPGETTAGCTAMAPDSMDALLAWLDARRKPVFVLLPNAQYAALKHDWKLPEIAGSESSP is encoded by the coding sequence ATGCCTCTCCGCCGGATCGCCGCCCTGCTGCTCGCGCTGCCGCTCGCCGCCTGCGCCCATCGCACCGCCCTGCCTTCTGCCGACGCCGAGCATTGGGCGAAGGCGCAGCAGCTGGTGCTGGTCACCTCCGCCGACTGGAACGCCACCGGCGGCGAACTGCGCCGCTTCGAGCGCGAGGGCGACGGCTGGAAGCAGGTCGGCGACGCGATGCCGGTGACGCTGGGCCGCAACGGCAGCGGCTGGGGCCTCGGCCTCAACCCGCAGCGCGGCGACGGCCCGGTCAAGCGCGAGGGCGACGGCAAGGCGCCGGCCGGCGTGTTCGCCATCGGCACTGCGTTCGGTTACGCGGACCGCGCGAAGACCGGCCTGCGCTACCAGGCGATGACCGCCAACGACTGGTGCATCGACGTCCCGGCATCGAACTACTACAACAAGATCATCGACCGCAGCACGGTGAAGGCGCCCTACCTCGACCGGTCCAGCGAGCCGATGCGCCGCGACCTTCATGCCGACGGCGACCAGCGCTACCGCGAGGGCTTCGTGATCGAGCACAACGCCGACGGCGCGGCGCGCCAGGGCGGCAGCTGCATCTTCGCCCACCTGTGGAAAGCCCCCGGCGAAACCACGGCCGGCTGCACCGCGATGGCGCCGGACAGCATGGACGCGCTGCTGGCGTGGCTGGACGCGCGCCGCAAGCCGGTGTTCGTGCTGCTGCCGAACGCCCAATACGCCGCGCTGAAACACGACTGGAAGCTGCCGGAGATCGCCGGCTCGGAGAGCAGCCCGTGA
- a CDS encoding dicarboxylate/amino acid:cation symporter: MSQTARVLTGLVAGIVLGILLAWQAPDLGLRIAAIVEPFGKLWLNALQMTVVPLVFALVVVGINQASDAAHSGRVAQQAIVSFVILLAAAAAMTAVLAPLALSMLQPDPAVAAALRGHAQDIATPSGGWADALIAIVPSNPFAAAAASAMLPLVTFALFFGFALTRLAPEPRAQVVGLLKAVSDAMIVIVHWVLWAAPVGIFALVLALTARAGLGMLQALGIYILLECALYVLAVVLLVAVAVTVGKRRFRHFMAGLVPVQAVAASTQSSLATLPAMLDSAQNRLDIPARVSGLVLPMAVSLFRITSPIQYIATACFVAWALGVDLTAAQLATGVALSVLVSMGSVGLPGQAIFLATNLPVTSAMGLPIAPLPVLMAVDAIPDVLATVGNVTGDMTATAVVAARSEGSPDAS; encoded by the coding sequence GTGAGCCAGACTGCGCGCGTCCTCACCGGCCTCGTCGCCGGCATCGTCCTCGGCATCCTGCTGGCGTGGCAGGCGCCCGACCTCGGCCTGCGCATCGCCGCCATCGTCGAGCCGTTCGGCAAGCTCTGGCTCAACGCGCTGCAGATGACCGTGGTGCCATTGGTATTCGCGCTGGTGGTGGTCGGCATCAACCAGGCCAGCGACGCCGCGCATTCCGGACGCGTCGCGCAGCAGGCAATCGTCAGCTTCGTGATCCTGCTCGCCGCCGCCGCCGCGATGACCGCTGTGCTGGCGCCACTGGCGCTGTCGATGCTGCAGCCCGATCCCGCCGTCGCCGCCGCGCTGCGCGGCCACGCGCAGGACATCGCCACGCCGTCCGGCGGCTGGGCCGACGCATTGATCGCCATCGTGCCCAGCAATCCGTTCGCCGCCGCCGCCGCGTCGGCGATGCTGCCGCTGGTGACCTTCGCGCTGTTCTTCGGCTTCGCCCTGACCCGCCTCGCGCCGGAGCCGCGCGCGCAGGTGGTCGGCCTGCTCAAGGCGGTCAGCGACGCGATGATCGTGATCGTGCACTGGGTGCTGTGGGCCGCGCCGGTCGGCATCTTCGCGCTGGTGCTGGCGCTGACCGCGCGCGCCGGCCTGGGCATGCTGCAGGCGCTGGGCATCTACATCCTGCTGGAGTGCGCGCTGTACGTGCTGGCGGTGGTGCTGCTGGTCGCCGTGGCGGTGACCGTCGGCAAGCGCCGGTTCCGCCACTTCATGGCCGGGCTGGTACCGGTGCAGGCGGTAGCGGCCAGCACGCAGTCCTCGCTGGCGACGCTGCCGGCGATGCTGGACAGCGCGCAGAACCGGCTCGACATCCCCGCCCGCGTGTCCGGGCTGGTGTTGCCGATGGCGGTCTCGCTGTTCCGCATCACCTCGCCGATCCAGTACATCGCCACCGCCTGCTTCGTCGCTTGGGCGCTGGGCGTGGACCTGACCGCCGCGCAGCTGGCCACCGGCGTGGCGCTGTCGGTGCTGGTCAGCATGGGCTCGGTGGGTCTGCCCGGGCAGGCCATCTTCCTCGCCACCAACCTGCCGGTCACCTCGGCGATGGGTTTGCCGATCGCCCCGCTGCCGGTGCTGATGGCGGTGGACGCGATCCCCGACGTGCTCGCTACGGTCGGCAACGTCACCGGCGACATGACCGCGACGGCGGTGGTGGCGGCGCGCAGCGAAGGAAGCCCGGACGCGAGCTGA
- a CDS encoding sterol desaturase family protein, with protein sequence MARSRRSFLAYASALLGLLSLMAVACFHFPELLTSREFRAVYNEQFARHLLLVGLAAAFVMGTVAILRGRNKRVAMLGVGGATLAVLFGGTNVQFDAIGKTPYSLGLDWFVLSLFFSALVFVPLERYLGKRELSPLRPGWRTDVAYFFMSHVLVQFILILVTASTSSIAGLAAFPSLKTAIQSLPVWAQFLIAVFVADMAQALLHRVYHNIPWLWRFHAVHHSSRHMDWLAGSRIHFIEIVMTRSAVLLPLLVLGFSASAVNAYVILVGLQAVVAHANLGIRFGWLEYLLVLPRYHHWHHARQQEYVDVNYAIHLPLVDMLMGTFKLPRNQDQWPREYGVMKLETVPNGIVRQHLMPFQGGRKFDDYVD encoded by the coding sequence ATGGCCCGTTCGCGCCGTTCCTTCCTTGCCTACGCTTCCGCCTTGCTGGGGCTGTTGAGCCTGATGGCAGTGGCCTGCTTCCACTTTCCGGAATTGCTGACCAGCCGCGAGTTCCGCGCCGTCTACAACGAACAGTTCGCGCGCCATCTGCTGCTGGTGGGGCTGGCGGCGGCGTTCGTCATGGGCACGGTCGCGATCCTGCGCGGCCGCAACAAGCGCGTCGCCATGCTCGGCGTCGGCGGCGCGACGCTGGCGGTGCTGTTCGGCGGCACCAACGTGCAGTTCGACGCCATCGGGAAAACGCCGTATTCGCTGGGACTGGACTGGTTCGTGCTGTCGCTGTTCTTCTCGGCGCTGGTGTTCGTGCCGCTGGAGCGCTATCTCGGCAAGCGCGAGCTGTCGCCGCTGCGGCCGGGCTGGCGCACCGACGTGGCCTATTTCTTCATGAGCCACGTGCTGGTGCAGTTCATCCTGATCCTGGTCACCGCCTCCACCTCCAGCATCGCCGGGCTGGCCGCGTTTCCGTCGCTGAAGACGGCGATCCAGTCACTGCCGGTGTGGGCGCAGTTCCTGATCGCGGTGTTCGTGGCCGACATGGCGCAGGCGCTGTTGCACCGCGTGTATCACAACATTCCGTGGCTGTGGCGCTTCCATGCCGTGCATCATTCCAGCCGGCACATGGACTGGCTGGCCGGTTCGCGCATCCACTTCATCGAGATCGTGATGACCCGCAGTGCGGTGCTGCTGCCGCTGCTGGTGCTGGGCTTCTCGGCCTCGGCGGTGAACGCCTACGTGATCCTGGTCGGTCTGCAGGCGGTGGTGGCGCACGCCAACCTCGGTATCCGCTTCGGCTGGCTGGAATACCTGCTGGTGCTGCCGCGCTACCACCACTGGCATCACGCGCGGCAGCAGGAGTACGTCGACGTCAATTACGCGATCCACCTGCCGCTGGTGGACATGCTGATGGGCACGTTCAAGCTGCCGCGCAACCAGGACCAGTGGCCGCGGGAATACGGGGTGATGAAGCTGGAGACCGTGCCCAACGGCATCGTCCGGCAGCATCTGATGCCCTTCCAGGGCGGGCGCAAGTTCGACGATTACGTGGACTGA